In Mercurialis annua linkage group LG6, ddMerAnnu1.2, whole genome shotgun sequence, the following are encoded in one genomic region:
- the LOC126653618 gene encoding uncharacterized protein LOC126653618: MQTLFLLFYNLSSSSFLLLIFLYFFSTFLLKFLNFIGSYPIFQRNNQNGYEYGMFSDEDEEEEEDGRIENETYYYNTDAREKDDHLVADIIHGGDSIVFLQPNNNSHAQVQDFIKPEEEDEDEEDEDDETSFGSNDEPLSNIASAGSESEQNHDSDMVDGKEEEEDSTSDSVQDSARDHFSPTSTCRQKTRNLLDDSDDNYGEKYGMNQEIGHNNKKIEDGRFIIFARTQLESKKLDAQEKDDDDNEEIFGDSYTVGSTSKSSSEWRSSIKDSGTEDPFSSSSRRSCPKWESYTVFQKYDEEMMFLDRISAQKLHETESLRSIQVNPRSISDRIVHKITTLNKKPADHIRQNPYHELEATYVAQLCWTWEAFNWNYKNFQRKRASRQRDEFDPGCPARIAQQFQQFQVLLQRYIENEPYEQGRRPEVYARMRLLAPKLLLVPEYRDSEDDQKEEGFGSKISSPAFLMIMEEGIQTFMEFLKADKQKPCQILTSFFKRNRRGSVDPTLLQLIKKVNKKKKMKLKDMRRARKCIRKRKLSVEEEMEILMGLIDLKVVSRVLRMSDLSEQQMHWCEEKMSKVRVSDGKLQRDSSPIFFPAQ; this comes from the exons ATGCAAACTCTCTTCTTGTTGTTCTACAATCTTTCAAGCTCTTCATTTCTTCTCCTTATTTTCCTCTATTTCTTCTCTACTTTTCTTCTTAAATTTCTTAACTTCATTGGCAGCTATCCAATCTTTCAAAG AAATAACCAAAATGGATATGAGTATGGTATGTTTTCCGACGAGGacgaagaggaagaagaagacggACGAATAGAGAATGAAACGTATTACTATAACACTGATGCTAGAGAAAAAGATGATCATCTTGTTGCCGACATTATTCATGGCGGGGATTCGATTGTGTTCTTGCAGCCTAATAATAATAGTCACGCTCAAGTTCAAGATTTCATAAAACCCGAAGAGGAGGACGAGGATGAGGAAGACGAAGATGACGAGACTAGTTTTGGTAGTAATGATGAACCACTTTCTAATATTGCATCAGCAGGTTCGGAATCCGAACAAAATCATGATTCGGATATGGTTGacggaaaagaagaagaagaagacagtACTAGTGATTCAGTCCAAGATTCTGCGCGCGATCATTTCAGCCCCACCTCCACATGCCGACAGAAAACTAGAAATTTGCTTGATGACAGTGACGACAACTATGGCG AAAAGTACGGAATGAATCAAGAGATCGGACATAATAATAAGAAGATCGAAGATGGAAGGTTTATTATTTTCGCGCGAACCCAACTCGAGTCGAAGAAACTTGATGCTCAAGAAAAGGATGATGATGACAATGAAGAAATATTTGGTGATTCCTACACTGTAGGATCTACATCAAAGAGTTCATCTGAATGGAGAAGCTCGATTAAGGATTCGGGTACAGAAGATCCATTTTCTTCTTCATCTCGAAGAAGTTGCCCCAAATGGGAATCCTACACAGTTTTCCAAAAATATGATGAGGAGATGATGTTTCTCGACAGAATCAGTGCTCAAAAGCTTCATGAAACAG AGTCGCTCAGGTCTATCCAAGTGAATCCAAGGTCAATTTCGGACAGAATTGTGCATAAGATCACAACTTTAAACAAGAAGCCAGCAGACCACATTCGCCAAAATCCATATCATGAACTAGAAGCTACTTATGTAGCTCAACTATGTTGGACATGGGAGGCTTTCAACTGGAACTACAAGAACTTCCAACGTAAAAGAGCTTCGCGACAGCGCGACGAATTTGATCCCGGTTGTCCCGCTCGTATCGCGCAACAGTTTCAGCAATTTCAAGTTCTTTTGCAGAGATATATAGAAAATGAGCCTTATGAGCAAGGCCGGAGACCTGAGGTGTATGCTAGGATGAGACTTCTGGCTCCAAAGTTGCTTCTAGTCCCAGAATATAGAG ATTCAGAAGATGATCAAAAGGAAGAAGGATTTGGCTCTAAAATTTCATCACCAGCATTTCTGATGATAATGGAAGAAGGAATTCAAACATTCATGGAATTTCTAAAGGCTGATAAGCAGAAACCATGTCAAATTCTAACATCTTTTTTCAAGAGAAACAGAAGAGGATCAGTTGATCCTACCCTTCTCCAACTTATCAAGAAAGTTAACAAAAAA AAGAAAATGAAGCTAAAAGATATGCGGCGAGCTCGAAAATGCATAAGGAAAAGAAAATTGAGTGTAGAGGAAGAGATGGAAATTTTGATGGGATTAATAGACCTAAAAGTAGTGTCTAGGGTCTTAAGAATGAGTGATTTGAGTGAACAACAAATGCATTGGTGTGAAGAGAAAATGAGCAAAGTGAGAGTTTCAGATGGCAAACTTCAAAGAGATTCCTCACCAATTTTCTTTCCTGCACAATGA
- the LOC126653440 gene encoding uncharacterized protein LOC126653440, whose protein sequence is MNRCGYQQKSSEERSMMMVDTMSMVCPKPRRLGILNPSLNDQLRPLRLPMPINYQGEMGDSKAGADLLDIILTKGGCVGYQVASSPPFYCGSPPSRASNPVIQDAQFGNEKITHFSPGPLSPSSRKGGGCVPMTYGHKPAAVRVEGFDCLGRDRQNCSIPAVA, encoded by the exons atgaatcGATGTGGGTATCAACAGAAGAGCAGTGAGGAGAGGAGTATGATGATGGTGGATACGATGTCTATGGTTTGCCCTAAGCCACGTAGATTAGGGATTTTGAATCCTTCTCTTAATGATCAGCTTAGACCTTTGAGATTGCCCATGCCCATCAA TTACCAAGGTGAAATGGGAGATTCAAAGGCTGGGGCTGATCTTCTTGATATAATTCTCACTAAG GGAGGATGTGTTGGTTACCAAGTGGCATCATCTCCGCCTTTTTATTGCGGATCGCCTCCAAGCAGGGCATCAAACCCTGTTATCCAAGATGCACAATTCGGCAATGAAAAGATCACTCATTTTTCTCCTGGTCCACTATCACCATCGTCGCGTAAAGGAGGAGGTTGTGTCCCAATGACTTATGGCCACAAGCCCGCTGCTGTGAGGGTCGAAGGGTTCGATTGTCTTGGCAGAGATAGGCAAAATTGCAGTATCCCCGCCGTGGCATAG